Proteins encoded together in one Formosa sp. Hel3_A1_48 window:
- a CDS encoding ATP-binding protein has product MINKRLLIKNLLAHNDENSFYDKKRQINIGEKEGKAKFLKHICALSNSNPNNNSYIIIGIEDPTNEIIGVDFFDDSKIQNLINAYLECPPIIQYENVSFPHLSDDKVVGLVTIRAKNTRKVTALRKNIWKYYGGSIFFRDGSTSMPKVFDIELRDVNSKIVASIEQHAQNNIQYTLDGVFDFLNNRKDYHPTYRVFKEYFVMCWSGQKKNVRNQTFYSRVDIALINEQVRLFYSTLDEVEINYDADCFKIIEYVNLGLNGQDKYLKLEETCIEFSDHAQYSIETKLLFQPPIYDKKTLHHVFNTNNAIIEKLKTHQILTEREQQDLKNIPITYLICHFNGFTQALTLLESAKPFLAKYSHDLHKLYKESLRILRKVKYN; this is encoded by the coding sequence ATGATTAATAAACGCTTACTTATCAAAAACTTACTAGCTCACAATGATGAGAACAGTTTTTATGATAAAAAGCGTCAGATAAATATTGGGGAAAAAGAAGGGAAGGCAAAGTTCTTGAAACATATTTGCGCACTATCCAACTCCAATCCTAACAACAATTCTTATATTATTATTGGAATAGAGGACCCAACAAATGAGATTATTGGAGTAGATTTTTTTGACGATAGCAAAATCCAGAACCTAATCAATGCTTACCTTGAATGCCCGCCAATCATTCAGTACGAAAATGTTTCTTTCCCACATCTTTCGGATGATAAAGTTGTTGGTTTAGTTACCATCAGAGCAAAAAACACACGCAAAGTTACAGCCTTGCGAAAGAATATTTGGAAATACTACGGCGGCTCTATTTTTTTTAGAGATGGGAGTACGAGCATGCCGAAAGTTTTTGATATTGAGCTCAGAGATGTAAACTCAAAAATTGTAGCATCGATAGAGCAACACGCCCAAAACAACATTCAATATACGCTAGATGGGGTGTTTGACTTTTTGAATAATAGAAAGGATTATCACCCCACATACCGGGTTTTCAAGGAGTATTTCGTGATGTGTTGGTCTGGCCAAAAGAAAAATGTAAGAAATCAAACTTTTTATTCAAGAGTTGATATAGCGCTTATCAACGAACAGGTTCGGCTATTTTACTCAACTTTAGATGAGGTTGAAATTAATTATGACGCTGATTGCTTTAAAATTATAGAGTATGTAAATCTAGGACTCAATGGCCAAGATAAATATCTAAAATTAGAGGAGACATGTATTGAGTTTTCTGATCACGCACAGTACAGCATTGAAACTAAGTTGTTGTTCCAGCCGCCTATTTATGACAAGAAAACATTACATCATGTTTTTAACACAAACAATGCAATAATTGAAAAATTAAAGACCCATCAAATCTTAACTGAAAGGGAGCAGCAAGATTTAAAAAACATCCCTATCACTTATTTGATTTGTCACTTTAATGGCTTTACACAAGCATTGACGTTGTTGGAGTCTGCCAAACCATTTTTGGCAAAGTATAGTCACGATTTACACAAATTGTACAAAGAAAGCCTGCGCATACTTCGAAAAGTGAAGTACAACTAA
- a CDS encoding AAA family ATPase — MEENSQTVDIKSINEKIEKQSAFIDLLTLEINKVIVGQKHMIERLLIGLLGQGHILLEGVPGLAKTLAINTLSQAVSGSFSRIQFTPDLLPADVVGTLIYNIKANEFNIKKGPIFANFVLADEINRAPAKVQSALLEAMQEKQVTIGDETFILEKPFLVMATQNPVEQEGTYPLPEAQVDRFMLKTVIDYPKLEDEQLIVRANLKGAFEKIKPVVSVKQILDAQKAVREVYMDEKIEKYILDIIFATRYPERYNLAELKPLISFGASPRGSINLATAAKCYAFIKRRGYVIPEDVRAVVLDVLRHRIGITYEAEAENITSEDIVHKIVNVIEVP; from the coding sequence ATGGAAGAAAACAGTCAAACAGTAGATATCAAATCAATAAACGAAAAAATTGAAAAGCAAAGTGCTTTTATTGATCTGCTTACTTTAGAAATAAACAAGGTCATTGTTGGTCAAAAGCACATGATAGAGCGCCTTCTGATAGGCCTTTTAGGTCAAGGTCATATTTTATTGGAAGGTGTGCCTGGTTTAGCGAAAACACTTGCAATAAACACCTTGTCACAAGCGGTTTCTGGTAGTTTTAGCAGAATACAGTTTACCCCAGACCTCCTTCCTGCTGATGTTGTCGGTACGCTCATTTACAACATAAAAGCAAATGAGTTTAATATAAAAAAAGGTCCAATATTTGCCAATTTTGTCCTGGCAGATGAGATCAACCGCGCACCGGCAAAAGTACAGTCAGCACTTCTAGAAGCTATGCAAGAAAAGCAAGTGACAATTGGCGATGAAACTTTCATTTTAGAAAAACCTTTCTTAGTAATGGCAACTCAGAACCCGGTCGAACAAGAAGGGACCTATCCGCTCCCTGAAGCTCAAGTGGACCGTTTTATGCTAAAAACTGTAATCGATTACCCAAAACTTGAGGACGAACAACTAATTGTTCGTGCGAACTTGAAAGGGGCATTTGAAAAAATAAAACCTGTAGTAAGTGTCAAGCAAATCCTAGATGCTCAAAAAGCAGTACGCGAGGTTTATATGGATGAAAAAATTGAAAAATATATTCTTGATATCATTTTTGCAACGCGCTACCCCGAACGCTACAATTTAGCAGAGCTAAAACCGCTCATATCATTTGGGGCATCGCCAAGGGGAAGTATTAACCTAGCGACTGCAGCAAAGTGCTACGCCTTCATCAAACGCCGCGGCTATGTCATCCCAGAAGATGTTCGTGCAGTTGTCTTGGATGTTCTTCGCCATCGAATTGGAATCACCTACGAAGCAGAGGCTGAAAATATAACCTCCGAAGATATTGTACACAAAATTGTAAATGTAATAGAGGTGCCTTAG